A part of Candida albicans SC5314 chromosome 2, complete sequence genomic DNA contains:
- the COX13 gene encoding cytochrome c oxidase subunit VIa (Cytochrome c oxidase; flucytosine induced; repressed by nitric oxide), giving the protein MFKAVQQLTFRRFNSHHLQPSKLLNELAYKPNKQVGEEFIKKYEEKVHHSEGITNLWKRLTYLVAIPAVLLVAIPVGKVELSHAEHRKHQAHLSDDEWPQQYDYQNIRSKPYFWGDGDKTLFWNSDVNRHVVKD; this is encoded by the coding sequence ATGTTTAAAGCTGTTCAACAATTAACTTTTAGAAGATTCAATTCTCATCACTTACAACCATCTAAACTTTTAAATGAGTTAGCTTACAAGCCCAACAAACAAGTTGGTGAAGAGTTCATCAAGAAATACGAAGAAAAAGTTCATCATTCAGAAGGTATCACCAACTTGTGGAAAAGATTAACTTACTTAGTAGCTATTCCAGCTGTTTTGTTAGTTGCTATTCCAGTTGGTAAAGTTGAATTAAGCCATGCTGAGCATAGAAAGCATCAAGCTCATTTGTCAGATGATGAATGGCCACAACAATACGATTATCAAAACATTAGACTGAAACCATACTTCTGGGGTGATGGTGATAAAACTTTGTTCTGGAACTCCGATGTTAACAGACATGTTGTCAAagattaa